A single genomic interval of Legionella israelensis harbors:
- a CDS encoding ISAs1 family transposase yields MLESTRKFGKNQYLFHCFLSIRDPRVGGRCTYSLLTILIIVLCGLICGCDSWKAMEIFARSRKRWLSQFIDVSEGLPSHHTLARVFSLIDPLEFERCLSSWIEGISQFFMDELIAIDGKTSRGSSYQRGHKKATHLVNAYSPRLSATLGSTVTPDKSNEIKGIPVLLKALNIKDKVITIDAMGTQKGIANLIRLKQAHYVLALKKNHKRMHRKVDNLFQKADSLNYKAMVFQQKDTNNYDHSRFEERTYTVLPAMYLPSCGQQWKDLSAYIRVQSTRHLPTGDIETATRYYMTSLPYKKHNLMRQAIRDHWKIENGLHYKLDVGMNEDQCPIYRGYADRNLSIMRKIVLKLLTQDTSNQDGIALKRMKAALSTQYLKKVIGF; encoded by the coding sequence GTGTTAGAAAGTACGCGTAAATTTGGAAAAAATCAATATTTGTTTCATTGTTTTCTGTCCATCCGCGATCCACGAGTTGGAGGTCGTTGCACGTATTCACTTTTAACGATACTGATTATTGTTTTATGCGGATTAATATGTGGCTGTGACAGTTGGAAAGCCATGGAGATTTTTGCCAGGTCGCGCAAGCGATGGTTAAGCCAATTTATTGACGTCAGTGAAGGTTTGCCAAGCCATCACACATTGGCACGGGTATTTTCTCTGATTGACCCTTTAGAATTTGAGCGTTGTTTAAGTTCATGGATAGAAGGAATCAGTCAATTTTTTATGGATGAGCTGATTGCGATTGATGGTAAGACGAGTCGCGGCTCCTCTTATCAAAGGGGCCATAAGAAGGCGACCCATCTGGTGAATGCTTACTCCCCACGCTTATCCGCGACGCTTGGAAGCACGGTTACACCTGACAAGTCTAATGAAATAAAGGGGATACCTGTACTACTAAAAGCACTCAATATCAAAGATAAAGTAATAACGATTGATGCAATGGGAACGCAAAAGGGAATTGCCAATTTAATACGTCTCAAACAAGCTCATTATGTGCTTGCTTTAAAAAAGAATCATAAACGCATGCACCGGAAAGTGGATAACCTCTTTCAAAAAGCGGACTCCCTAAATTACAAAGCCATGGTTTTCCAACAGAAAGACACCAATAATTATGACCACAGCCGTTTTGAAGAAAGAACATACACCGTATTACCAGCCATGTACCTTCCTTCCTGCGGTCAACAATGGAAAGATTTAAGCGCCTATATCCGTGTGCAATCCACGCGGCATCTACCCACAGGAGACATTGAAACGGCTACACGTTACTACATGACATCCCTGCCTTATAAAAAACACAACTTAATGCGTCAGGCGATTCGCGACCATTGGAAAATAGAAAATGGCTTACACTATAAGTTGGATGTCGGTATGAACGAAGATCAATGCCCCATATATCGCGGCTATGCAGATAGAAATTTGAGCATTATGCGTAAAATAGTCCTTAAATTATTAACCCAAGATACTTCAAACCAAGATGGCATTGCTTTAAAACGAATGAAAGCTGCCCTTTCTACGCAATATTTGAAAAAAGTGATTGGATTTTGA